The proteins below come from a single Malus domestica chromosome 03, GDT2T_hap1 genomic window:
- the LOC139194036 gene encoding beta-glucosidase 13-like: MAMRLQSLLLGVLLLTGFAAGDGKTTAVIPSRYSSASLNRSSFPSGFVFGSASASYQYEGAWDEGGKGPSIWDNFTHQYPEKVIDGSNGDVADDQYHRYKEDVKIMKDMGLDAYRFSISWSRLLPNGKLSGGVNKEGVQYYNNLINELLNKGVTPYATIFHWDLPQALEEEYGGFLNRQIVNHFRDYAELCFKLFGDRVKHWITLNEPYTFITFGYASGELAPGRCSAWQNLNCTGGDSATEPYIVAHHFLLAHAHAVKVYKTKYQASQEGVIGITLATNWFVPVSNATRHRNAANRSLDFMFGWFMEPLTSGQYPHSMQVLVKERLPKFTQEESKLIKGSFDFVGMNYYTTHYSSDQPHNNSANASFLTDARVFESTELNGVPIGPPAASSWLVIYPKGIREILLYAKHKYNNPLIYITENGLDEFDDPTLSLPQSLNDTHRIDYHYHHLDYLRKAINDGVNVKGYFAWSLLDNFEWASGYTLRFGFVYIDYNDGLKRHPKLSASWFKCFLG, from the exons ATGGCAATGAGGTTACAGTCACTGCTGTTGGGTGTGCTACTACTAACTGGCTTTGCAGCGGGAGATGGTAAAACTACTGCTGTTATACCTAGTCGTTATAGCAGTGCTTCCCTGAACAGAAGCAGTTTTCCATCAGGCTTTGTATTTGGTTCAGCTTCAGCATCTTACCAA TATGAAGGTGCATGGGATGAAGGTGGTAAAGGACCAAGCATATGGGATAACTTCACCCACCAGTATCCAG AAAAAGTCATTGATGGAAGCAATGGGGACGTGGCTGATGATCAATACCACCGCTATAAG GAAGATGTAAAGATTATGAAGGATATGGGATTGGATGCTTATAGGTTCTCTATCTCATGGTCCAGATTGTTACCAA aTGGAAAGCTAAGTGGGGGTGTGAACAAGGAAGGAGTACAATACTACAACAATCTCATCAATGAACTCCTAAACAAAG GTGTAACGCCATATGCGACAATCTTTCATTGGGATCTTCCTCAAGCCTTAGAAGAAGAATATGGTGGTTTCTTAAACCGTCAAATTGT CAATCATTTTCGGGACTACGCAGAACTTTGCTTTAAGTTATTTGGCGATCGGGTAAAGCATTGGATCACACTAAATGAGCCATATACTTTTATTACTTTTGGCTATGCATCAGGAGAATTAGCACCCGGGCGATGTTCTGCTTGGCAGAACTTAAACTGCACCGGCGGTGATTCGGCTACCGAACCCTATATAGTAGCACACCACTTCCTCCTCGCTCATGCACATGCTGTTAAAGTGTACAAGACTAAATATCAG GCATCTCAAGAAGGCGTGATAGGAATAACATTAGCGACAAATTGGTTTGTGCCGGTTTCTAACGCAACGCGTCATCGGAATGCTGCGAATCGATCTTTGGATTTTATGTTTGGATG GTTTATGGAGCCATTGACAAGCGGCCAATATCCGCACAGTATGCAAGTTCTTGTTAAAGAAAGATTACCTAAATTTACACAAGAAGAATCCAAGTTAATAAAAGGGtcatttgattttgttggaATGAATTATTATACTACTCACTATTCAAGCGATCAACCTCATAATAATTCTGCAAATGCAAGCTTCCTGACCGATGCTCGCGTTTTTGAATCAA CCGAGCTTAATGGAGTCCCCATTGGTCCTCCG GCTGCTTCAAGCTGGCTAGTTATTTATCCAAAAGGCATTCGAGAGATTTTACTCTACGCAAAGCACAAATATAATAATCCGCTCATTTACATTACTGAGAACg GCCTTGACGAGTTCGATGATCCCACATTGTCACTTCCGCAATCCCTCAATGATACCCACAGAATTGATTACCACTACCACCACCTCGACTATCTTCGAAAAGCAATCAA TGATGGTGTAAATGTGAAGGGATACTTTGCATGGTCATTGCTGGACAATTTTGAATGGGCTTCTGGATACACCTTACGATTTGGTTTCGTCTATATAGATTACAATGATGGACTTAAGAGGCACCCAAAACTCTCAGCAAGCTGGTTCAAATGTTTCCTTGGATAA